One Methanocaldococcus infernus ME DNA segment encodes these proteins:
- a CDS encoding 4Fe-4S binding protein, whose product MPEHILSGIKAIVAKKLKEKGYLQREIAKKIKVDRSMVSHYLHGRFPKKKVIEFVKIIEELPPSCGSKLIHSIANDKELAKELVKELYNPKLVWDRDKCLFCGSCLVCEALTLEGETLNINFEKCYLCGECTFICPTKALTLKRDSNDKS is encoded by the coding sequence ATGCCAGAGCATATCTTATCTGGAATTAAGGCAATAGTTGCTAAGAAGTTAAAAGAGAAGGGCTATTTACAGAGGGAGATTGCTAAGAAGATAAAGGTTGATAGGAGTATGGTTTCCCACTATCTACATGGAAGATTTCCTAAGAAAAAAGTTATAGAGTTTGTAAAAATTATTGAGGAGTTGCCACCAAGCTGTGGCTCCAAGTTGATACATTCAATAGCCAATGATAAAGAGTTAGCTAAGGAATTGGTTAAAGAGCTATATAACCCTAAGCTTGTATGGGATAGGGATAAGTGCCTATTCTGTGGCTCCTGCCTTGTGTGTGAGGCACTCACATTAGAAGGAGAAACTTTAAATATAAATTTTGAAAAATGTTACTTGTGTGGAGAATGCACATTTATATGTCCAACAAAGGCACTAACACTTAAGAGGGATAGTAATGATAAAAGCTGA
- a CDS encoding DUF166 family protein: MKVAIITDGVYGENAYKTISKRFPTDLIRVSYSGELDDLKVSFDKPLNHDLYILYIRDPDATLEVIKKIREKGEEPIILGISFGKGLAKKFKNVYAPELLCSDLPIEPFNKYFGTPKVKLYIKNNKIYKYEILKETPCGSVEKVLEEFKGKEFNDKTLKDMGLRIQHFCKAGKLRLFKEKTCKKVKVGENLVKNIEVYFMSK, encoded by the coding sequence TTGAAAGTAGCTATAATAACTGATGGAGTCTATGGAGAGAATGCATATAAAACCATAAGTAAGAGGTTTCCAACAGACTTAATAAGGGTTTCCTACTCAGGAGAGCTTGATGATCTAAAGGTTAGCTTTGATAAGCCTCTTAATCATGACTTATATATCCTTTACATAAGAGACCCAGATGCTACCTTAGAAGTGATAAAAAAGATTAGAGAGAAAGGGGAAGAGCCAATAATCTTAGGCATAAGCTTTGGTAAGGGATTGGCTAAAAAATTTAAAAATGTTTATGCTCCAGAGTTATTATGCTCAGATCTGCCAATAGAGCCCTTTAATAAATACTTTGGAACTCCAAAGGTTAAGCTTTACATAAAGAATAACAAAATTTATAAATATGAAATTTTAAAAGAAACCCCTTGTGGCTCAGTTGAGAAAGTTCTGGAAGAGTTTAAAGGAAAAGAATTTAATGACAAAACTTTAAAAGATATGGGTTTAAGGATTCAGCACTTCTGTAAAGCTGGAAAGTTAAGACTTTTTAAAGAAAAGACTTGTAAGAAGGTTAAGGTTGGAGAAAACTTAGTTAAGAATATTGAAGTCTATTTTATGTCCAAATAA
- a CDS encoding 4Fe-4S binding protein codes for MKGYDLVIFKERCHGCGNCVVACPVNAQDPNTWGGKGSKSEDVVIRVENGTVELVKPELCGGCGACVEACPVDAIKLVVRW; via the coding sequence ATGAAGGGCTATGATTTAGTTATTTTCAAAGAAAGATGTCATGGCTGTGGAAACTGTGTAGTTGCCTGCCCAGTTAATGCTCAGGATCCAAACACTTGGGGAGGAAAGGGATCAAAAAGTGAAGATGTAGTTATTAGAGTTGAAAATGGAACTGTAGAGCTTGTTAAACCTGAACTCTGTGGGGGCTGTGGAGCCTGTGTTGAGGCTTGTCCAGTAGATGCTATAAAGTTAGTGGTTAGGTGGTAA
- the fwdF gene encoding tungsten-dependent formylmethanofuran dehydrogenase subunit FwdF, whose protein sequence is MIKAEKSVFDEGFEISREGKEKRELIWNNNKCVGCGICYDVCPAQAIVLGPLGAIAKGIIDTFKLNIDENKCILCGLCASACPFDALNLYINGVNSKDIERYPKIKRDIEVSQETCVLCEQCEVVCPKEAIRVHRELTERSKFVVGEININKEKCVYCGICADYCPADAIILERVIPTPTNPKPVVDIRVDTERCVYCRVCEYVCPHDAIEAICYKCPLHKRIPHAKLYEDIKGETIVDKELCVTCGWCSHICPVNAIKVEKPFEGEVKIDTEKCNACEACVYICPCSALEFPEAKKKGEKVTKLVVNQNLCVLCGACAKACPVNAIKVERTKINFEREPISKAWRNAFNKLLKVN, encoded by the coding sequence ATGATAAAAGCTGAAAAATCTGTTTTTGATGAAGGTTTTGAAATTTCAAGGGAAGGAAAAGAAAAAAGAGAGCTAATTTGGAATAATAATAAGTGTGTTGGTTGTGGCATCTGTTATGATGTGTGCCCTGCTCAAGCCATAGTTTTAGGACCCTTAGGAGCAATAGCTAAGGGGATAATAGATACTTTTAAACTAAATATTGATGAAAATAAGTGTATTTTATGTGGTCTCTGTGCTTCAGCATGTCCATTTGATGCTCTTAACTTGTATATCAATGGAGTGAATAGTAAAGATATTGAGAGATATCCAAAGATAAAGAGAGATATAGAGGTTAGCCAAGAAACCTGTGTTCTCTGTGAGCAGTGTGAAGTTGTCTGTCCAAAAGAGGCTATAAGGGTTCATAGAGAATTAACTGAAAGGAGTAAGTTTGTGGTTGGAGAAATCAACATAAATAAAGAGAAGTGTGTTTACTGTGGAATCTGTGCTGACTACTGTCCAGCTGATGCTATAATTTTAGAGAGAGTTATCCCAACTCCAACAAATCCTAAGCCAGTTGTTGATATTAGAGTTGATACAGAGAGATGTGTCTATTGTAGGGTTTGTGAATATGTCTGTCCTCATGATGCTATAGAAGCTATCTGTTACAAGTGTCCTCTTCATAAGAGAATTCCTCATGCTAAGTTATATGAAGATATTAAAGGAGAGACCATTGTTGATAAAGAGCTCTGTGTCACATGTGGGTGGTGCTCACATATCTGTCCTGTCAATGCTATAAAGGTTGAGAAGCCATTTGAAGGAGAGGTTAAGATTGACACTGAAAAGTGTAATGCCTGTGAAGCCTGTGTCTATATTTGCCCATGCTCAGCCTTAGAATTCCCAGAGGCTAAGAAGAAGGGTGAGAAGGTTACTAAGTTAGTTGTCAATCAAAACCTCTGTGTTCTCTGTGGAGCCTGTGCTAAGGCTTGTCCTGTCAATGCTATAAAGGTTGAGAGAACTAAGATTAATTTTGAAAGAGAACCAATTTCAAAGGCTTGGAGGAATGCATTTAATAAGTTATTAAAGGTGAACTAA
- a CDS encoding selenium metabolism-associated LysR family transcriptional regulator: protein MDPKLKYFKTFLVASETKSFSKAAKILGITQGTVSNHIATLEKYFDAQLFVRTPEGVELTPEGKILYEKAKAILDMVEEAKILMKSLSEVPEGTIRLYASTIPGEYILPSIIKEFKEKYPSVDFDVNILDTERCYKALEEGLADVISVGYLKSKDYDYIIIGKDRLVLIVPPNHPFAKRKSVKFEEILNEDYIDREEGSGTKKTIEEALNKKGYSMMDLNVTMRLGSTSSVITAVSEGYGISIISEIPAKKAESAGLVRIVPIEDLDITRYLYLIKSRRPKNPSAVKTFWEFLKKI from the coding sequence TTGGATCCTAAGTTAAAATATTTTAAAACCTTCTTAGTGGCAAGTGAAACAAAGAGCTTTTCAAAGGCAGCTAAGATCTTAGGAATAACACAGGGAACTGTAAGTAATCACATAGCTACCTTAGAGAAGTATTTTGATGCCCAACTCTTTGTTAGAACTCCTGAAGGAGTAGAGCTAACTCCAGAGGGGAAGATACTTTATGAGAAGGCTAAAGCTATATTGGATATGGTTGAAGAGGCTAAAATTTTAATGAAGTCTCTAAGTGAAGTGCCAGAAGGTACTATAAGGCTTTATGCTTCAACCATTCCAGGAGAATATATCTTACCCTCAATTATAAAGGAGTTTAAAGAGAAGTATCCAAGTGTAGATTTTGATGTAAACATTCTTGACACTGAAAGATGCTATAAAGCTCTTGAAGAAGGGTTAGCTGATGTTATATCAGTTGGATACTTGAAAAGTAAAGATTATGATTACATAATTATTGGGAAGGATAGGTTAGTCCTTATAGTTCCTCCAAACCACCCATTTGCAAAAAGGAAGAGTGTTAAATTTGAAGAAATATTAAATGAAGACTATATAGATAGAGAGGAAGGCTCAGGAACTAAGAAAACTATTGAAGAGGCTCTAAACAAGAAAGGGTATTCAATGATGGATTTAAATGTCACCATGAGATTAGGAAGCACTTCATCAGTTATTACAGCTGTCTCTGAAGGTTATGGGATAAGTATCATTTCAGAGATCCCTGCTAAGAAGGCTGAGAGTGCTGGTTTAGTTAGAATTGTTCCTATAGAAGATTTAGATATAACAAGATACTTATACTTAATAAAGAGTAGAAGGCCAAAAAATCCAAGTGCTGTTAAAACCTTCTGGGAATTCCTGAAAAAAATTTAA
- the priS gene encoding DNA primase catalytic subunit PriS — protein MRIIKELYKKYYQYSIKNNLLEVPERLRDREFAYGYENKVDNRNLSFSSEKEYKSWVLRYTPYHLYKSLAYMKYPKNSGAKNKGIYGRELAFDIDAHKTEKCEHRDDWICKYCLDSAKRQAIYLIEEFLFEDFGLSEEDIKIAFSGNRGYHIYIKPKDIEVKKKIEKYSKNERRVILNYILGRNLNLSNLNSAWRRRLINILRKYKISVKELKNERNWKKVLERREDKERVYNIIKKALNIEIDEKVMEDDIRLLRVINSLHGYTGLIVKELTYKELKKFNPLKDAVFEEFENEKFKVSINEEIDKIKIAGKSYSSKSKSVSGTALLYLFGHKIDFNILN, from the coding sequence ATGAGAATCATAAAAGAGCTTTATAAAAAATACTATCAATACTCAATAAAAAATAACCTTTTAGAGGTTCCAGAGAGGTTAAGGGATAGGGAATTTGCCTATGGCTATGAGAATAAAGTAGATAATAGGAATCTATCCTTCTCTTCTGAAAAGGAGTATAAGTCTTGGGTTTTAAGATATACTCCTTACCATCTCTATAAATCTTTGGCATATATGAAGTATCCTAAAAACTCTGGAGCTAAGAATAAGGGAATCTATGGGAGAGAGTTAGCTTTTGACATAGATGCCCATAAAACAGAGAAGTGCGAGCATAGAGATGATTGGATCTGTAAGTATTGCTTAGACTCAGCTAAAAGGCAAGCTATTTACTTAATTGAAGAGTTTTTATTTGAAGACTTTGGTTTGAGTGAAGAAGACATAAAGATAGCTTTTAGTGGGAATAGGGGTTATCACATCTATATAAAGCCAAAAGATATAGAGGTTAAAAAGAAGATAGAGAAGTATAGTAAGAATGAGAGAAGGGTTATTCTAAACTACATCCTTGGGAGAAATTTAAATTTATCTAACCTAAACTCTGCCTGGAGGAGAAGGTTAATAAATATTTTAAGGAAGTATAAAATTAGTGTAAAAGAGCTGAAGAATGAGAGGAATTGGAAGAAAGTTTTAGAGAGGAGGGAGGATAAAGAGAGAGTATATAATATTATAAAAAAAGCTCTCAACATTGAGATAGATGAGAAGGTTATGGAAGATGATATAAGGTTATTAAGGGTTATAAACTCTCTTCATGGTTACACAGGGTTAATAGTAAAAGAGCTAACCTACAAAGAGTTAAAAAAATTTAATCCTCTTAAAGATGCTGTGTTTGAAGAGTTTGAGAATGAAAAATTTAAGGTTAGTATTAATGAAGAGATTGACAAGATAAAAATAGCTGGGAAGAGTTATTCTTCAAAGAGCAAAAGTGTCTCAGGAACAGCCCTTCTATACTTATTTGGACATAAAATAGACTTCAATATTCTTAACTAA